From a region of the Daphnia pulicaria isolate SC F1-1A chromosome 1, SC_F0-13Bv2, whole genome shotgun sequence genome:
- the LOC124317221 gene encoding ras-related protein Rap-1b, whose amino-acid sequence MREYKIVVLGSGGVGKSALTVQFVQGIFVEKYDPTIEDSYRKQVEVDGQQCMLEILDTAGTEQFTAMRDLYMKNGQGFVLVYSITAQSTFNDLQDLREQILRVKDTDDVPLVLVGNKCDLEDERVVGKDQGMNLARQFNNCSFLESSAKAKINVNEIFYDLVRQINKKSPEKKSSSKKKTHCNIL is encoded by the exons ATGCGGGAATATAAAATCGTCGTTCTGGGAAGTGGTGGTGTTGGTAAATCTGCCCTTACAGTTCAGTTTGTTCAGGGTATCTTTGTGGAGAAGTATGATCCCACCATTGAAGATTCATACCGCAAACAAGTGGAAGTTGATGGCCAACAATGCATGCTGGAAATTTTGGATACTGCTGGAACG GAACAATTCACAGCCATGAGAGACCTATACATGAAAAATGGCCAGGGTTTTGTACTGGTTTATTCCATTACTGCACAATCTACCTTCAATGACCTCCAAGATCTGAGGGAGCAGATTTTACGTGTGAAAGACACTGATGATGTTCCTCTGGTACTAGTTGGTAACAAATGTGATCTAGAGGATGAGCGTGTCGTAGGAAAAGATCAGGGCATGAATCTTGCAAGGCAATTCAACAACTGCTCCTTTTTGGAATCTTCCGCAAAAGCGAAAATTAACGTTAACGAG atattttatgatttggtgaggcagataaataaaaaatccccAGAGAAGAAATCAAGTAGCAAAAAGAAGACACACTGCAACATTTTGTAA
- the LOC124315310 gene encoding RNA-splicing ligase RtcB homolog: MVRTYDDEMKFLERLSPCSWRIKKGFVPNMNVEGIFYVNNNLEDLMFDELRNACAQGLVGGFLPGMKQIANVAALPGIVGRSIGLPDVHSGYGFAIGNVAAFDMDDPNSIVSPGGVGFDINCGVRLLRTNLTEKDVQPFKEQLTQSMFDHIPVGVGSKGVIPITAQDLEEALEMGVDWSLREGYAWAEDKEHCEEFGRMLNADPSKVSLRAKKRGLPQLGTLGAGNHYAEIQVVDEIYDKWAANKMGIEHKGQVCIMIHSGSRGFGHQVATDALNSMDKAMKRDKIVTNDRQLACARISSTEGQDYLKGMAAAANFAWVNRASMTFLCRQAFAKQFNSTPDDLDMHVIYDVSHNIAKVEQHTVDGKLKTLLVHRKGSTRAFPPHHPLIPVDYQLTGQPVLIGGTMGTCSYILTGTEQGMVETFGSTCHGAGRALSRAKSRRNLDYTEVLDRLKEQGISIRVASPKLVMEEAPESYKNVTDVVDTCHAAGISKKTVKLRPIAVIKG; encoded by the exons ATGGTTCGAACGTACGacgatgaaatgaaatttttggaaAGGCTATCTCCTTGCTCTTGGCGCATAAAAAAGGGATTTGTTCCTAACATGAAC gtTGAAGGAATTTTCTATGTCAACAATAATTTGGAAGACCTCATGTTTGACGAGCTAAGAAATGCATGTGCTCAAGGTTTAGTTGGTGGATTTCTCCCTGGAATGAAACAGATTGCCAATGTTGCTGCCCTTCCTGGCATCGTGGGAAGATCAATTGGCTTGCCCGATGTTCATTCTGGCTATGGCTTTGCCATTGGAAATGTAGCAGCATTTGATATGGATGATCCCAACTCCATAGTATCTCCAGGTGGAGTGGGTTTTGATATTAATTGTGGAGTCAGGCTGTTGAGGACAAACTTGACCGAAAAGGATGTTCAACCTTTTAAG GAACAATTGACTCAAAGCATGTTTGATCACATTCCTGTTGGAGTTGGATCGAAAGGAGTAATTCCAATTACTGCACAGGATCTTGAAGAAGCCTTAGAAATGGGAGTGGATTGGTCGCTCCGCGAAG GATATGCCTGGGCAGAAGATAAAGAGCACTGTGAGGAATTTGGCAGAATGCTGAATGCCGATCCTTCGAAAGTCAGCCTTCGAGCCAAAAAGAGGGGACTTCCTCAG TTGGGTACTCTTGGAGCAGGAAACCATTATGCGGAAATTCAAGTAGTGGATGAAATCTACGACAAATGGGCCGCCAACAAGATGGGAATTGAACACAAGGGACAAGTTTGTATTATGATTCATTCCGGTAGCAGAGGATTCGGCCACCAAGTTGCAACAG ATGCTCTGAATTCGATGGACAAAGCCATGAAAAGAGATAAGATCGTGACTAACGATCGCCAACTAGCTTGCGCTCGAATCTCGTCTACCGAAGGTCAAGACTACTTGAAGGGTATGGCAGCAGCGGCAAATTTCGCTTGGGTTAATCGAGCATCCATGACTTTCCTCTGCCGTCAA GCATTTGCTAAGCAATTCAACTCGACACCGGACGACCTTGACATGCATGTTATCTACGATGTCTCACACAATATTGCCAAAGTGGAACAACATACTGTTGACGGAAAACTTAAAACTTTGCTGGTTCATCGAAAG GGTTCTACTCGTGCTTTCCCACCTCACCATCCATTAATTCCGGTCGACTACCAGCTAACAGGTCAGCCCGTTCTCATCGGTGGGACAATGGGTACGTGCAGCTACATCTTGACCGGTACTGAACAAGGGATGGTAGAAACATTCGGATCAACCTGTCATGGAGCC GGTCGAGCTCTATCCCGTGCGAAATCACGTCGTAACTTGGACTACACCGAGGTTTTGGATCGTTTGAAGGAACAAGGCATTTCCATCAGAGTCGCCTCTCCAAAGTTGGTCATGGAAGAAGCCCCAGAATCTTACAAAAATGTCACCGATGTTGTCGATACTTGTCATGCTGCTGGCATTAGCAAAAAAACTGTCAAACTCCGTCCGATTGCCGTTATTAAAGGGTAA